One Antiquaquibacter oligotrophicus genomic region harbors:
- a CDS encoding peptidoglycan D,D-transpeptidase FtsI family protein — MRTRRSRLRISIAVLAIFAVVSVFVVRLVDIQLVQAQELNAAALEKRAQELVTYGVRGNIVDTNGAVLAGSVERYDITASPRSALGRTNGAAAVTAELESIAAVTGQNPTDLLAVLTEDPESDFVYLKKGVPLEEFQKVRDLDVPWVYFELRPSRTYPNGELAGNLVGFLGTDGPQAGVELSENDCLKSTNGTAVYEKGEDGTRLPGSLVTTQEPKDGGTLKLTIDRDLQFYVQQRMAQAYNEFGAEWVTAVVQRVDDGHLMAVVDYPTVDPNDPSLARRDALGSRAFSWAYEPGSTMKTLTAASLIDAGVADPYTQVMAPGRIYLSDGGYIKDAWAHEDTPYTLTGALVDSSNTAFSILSAGLDAETRRNYMLAFGLNQATEVGFLSESEGLVHETQDWDERTNYTVQFGQGLTLTTVQLASAYQAIANDGVRTPVVLVEGCEQPDGTVTDLPQGEERRVISEDAARQTLDMMESIVSVGGNHDMLAIPGYRIAAKSGTAEVAENGVYGDKTVISFAGMAPAEDPQYVVAVSAGIPTSMYNSTAIATTFHDVMAQTLTTFRVPPSGQQSPSLPLHW; from the coding sequence ATGAGAACCCGACGCAGCCGACTCAGGATCAGCATCGCCGTGCTCGCGATCTTCGCCGTGGTTTCGGTATTTGTGGTGCGGCTCGTCGACATCCAACTGGTTCAGGCGCAGGAGCTCAACGCGGCGGCACTCGAGAAGCGGGCGCAAGAGCTCGTGACCTACGGAGTCCGCGGAAACATTGTCGACACCAACGGAGCCGTACTGGCAGGCTCCGTCGAACGCTACGACATCACGGCATCCCCCCGAAGCGCTCTCGGACGTACGAACGGCGCGGCCGCGGTCACGGCCGAACTCGAATCGATCGCGGCAGTGACCGGACAGAATCCGACAGACCTTCTCGCCGTCCTTACCGAGGATCCGGAATCGGATTTTGTGTACCTCAAGAAGGGTGTTCCACTCGAAGAGTTCCAGAAGGTTCGTGACCTCGACGTGCCGTGGGTGTACTTCGAGCTGCGCCCAAGCCGCACCTACCCGAACGGGGAACTCGCGGGGAATCTCGTCGGATTCCTTGGAACGGATGGCCCGCAAGCAGGTGTCGAGCTGAGCGAGAATGACTGTCTCAAATCCACCAATGGAACGGCGGTCTACGAGAAGGGCGAGGACGGCACCCGTCTTCCGGGCAGCCTCGTGACCACCCAGGAGCCAAAAGATGGCGGGACGCTCAAGCTCACCATCGATCGTGACCTTCAGTTCTACGTCCAACAACGGATGGCCCAGGCCTACAACGAGTTCGGTGCGGAATGGGTCACCGCAGTCGTACAGCGGGTCGACGACGGCCACCTCATGGCCGTTGTCGACTATCCGACCGTCGACCCGAATGATCCGAGCCTCGCGCGCCGCGATGCGCTCGGGTCCCGGGCATTCAGCTGGGCATACGAGCCTGGCTCCACAATGAAGACCCTGACGGCGGCAAGCCTCATCGACGCCGGCGTCGCCGACCCCTACACGCAGGTTATGGCCCCCGGTCGTATCTACCTCTCCGACGGTGGCTACATCAAGGACGCCTGGGCGCACGAGGACACCCCCTACACCTTGACCGGCGCATTGGTGGACTCGTCCAACACCGCGTTCTCCATTCTTTCTGCGGGACTCGACGCGGAGACCCGACGCAACTACATGCTCGCCTTCGGACTCAACCAAGCGACGGAGGTCGGCTTCCTGTCGGAATCCGAGGGTCTCGTCCACGAAACGCAGGACTGGGACGAGCGGACCAACTACACCGTCCAATTCGGGCAGGGCCTCACACTGACGACGGTTCAGCTCGCAAGCGCCTATCAGGCGATTGCCAATGACGGTGTGAGAACCCCCGTTGTCCTCGTTGAAGGATGCGAACAGCCCGATGGCACCGTGACCGACCTGCCGCAGGGGGAGGAGCGCCGTGTCATCTCGGAGGACGCCGCTCGACAGACCCTCGACATGATGGAGAGCATCGTCTCGGTCGGCGGCAACCACGACATGCTCGCAATCCCCGGATACCGCATCGCCGCCAAGAGTGGCACGGCCGAGGTCGCGGAGAACGGCGTCTACGGCGACAAGACCGTGATCTCGTTTGCGGGCATGGCACCGGCCGAGGATCCCCAGTACGTGGTTGCTGTGAGCGCGGGCATCCCCACTAGCATGTATAACTCGACTGCAATCGCCACGACGTTCCACGACGTGATGGCTCAGACGCTGACCACGTTCCGCGTCCCGCCATCGGGGCAGCAGTCACCGTCCCTTCCACTCCACTGGTGA
- the rsmH gene encoding 16S rRNA (cytosine(1402)-N(4))-methyltransferase RsmH produces MTENSLHVPVLLERSVELLAPALERDGAVVVDATLGLGGHSEALLERFPSVHLVGIDRDTDALGLSTARLAPFSDRIDLVHAVYDELPAVLETLGLREVDGILFDLGVSSLQLDTVDRGFAYSKDAPLDMRMDATTGPTAREVLATYTESELRRIFYDYGDEKLAPRFASRIVQRREVQPIETSADLVDIISAATPAAAARAGHPAKRVFQALRIEVNSELSVLERAIPAALDSLRVGGRIVVLSYQSLEDRIVKRVLQSRSRSTAPAGLPVELPEHKPEFSLLVRGAELASDEERIDNPRSTPVRLRAAERLRSVT; encoded by the coding sequence ATGACTGAGAACTCACTGCACGTACCCGTACTCCTCGAGCGCAGTGTCGAGTTGCTTGCTCCTGCCCTCGAACGGGACGGCGCCGTGGTCGTCGACGCGACTTTGGGACTCGGCGGACACTCCGAGGCCCTGCTCGAGCGTTTCCCTTCGGTGCACCTCGTCGGAATCGACCGAGACACGGACGCGCTCGGGCTTTCGACGGCACGCCTTGCGCCGTTCTCCGATCGCATCGATCTCGTGCACGCGGTCTACGACGAGCTGCCCGCGGTGCTCGAAACACTGGGGCTGCGTGAAGTCGACGGCATCCTCTTCGATCTGGGTGTGTCGTCCCTGCAGCTCGACACGGTAGATCGGGGGTTCGCCTATTCGAAGGACGCGCCGCTCGACATGCGAATGGATGCCACGACCGGGCCCACCGCACGGGAGGTGCTCGCGACCTACACCGAGTCGGAGCTCCGCAGAATCTTCTACGACTACGGCGACGAGAAACTCGCGCCGCGTTTCGCTAGCCGAATCGTGCAACGCCGCGAGGTTCAGCCGATCGAGACCTCCGCGGACCTCGTGGACATCATCTCCGCTGCCACTCCCGCTGCCGCTGCTCGGGCAGGCCACCCTGCAAAGCGGGTGTTCCAGGCGTTGCGTATCGAGGTCAACAGTGAGCTCTCGGTTCTCGAGCGCGCGATTCCCGCGGCCCTCGATTCGCTTCGCGTGGGCGGTCGCATCGTTGTGCTGTCCTACCAATCGCTCGAGGACAGGATCGTCAAACGCGTTTTGCAATCCCGATCGCGTTCGACCGCTCCAGCGGGCCTCCCCGTCGAACTCCCCGAGCACAAGCCGGAGTTCTCGCTTCTCGTGCGTGGGGCGGAACTGGCCTCAGACGAGGAGCGCATCGACAACCCTCGATCCACCCCCGTGCGACTTCGCGCCGCTGAACGACTCAGGAGTGTTACATGA
- the mraZ gene encoding division/cell wall cluster transcriptional repressor MraZ, with protein sequence MFLGTYSPKLDEKGRIILPAKFRDELASGVVVTRGQERCLYVFSQREFESLHEKIRQAPVTSKQARDFLRLFLSGANQETPDKQHRVTLPAGLREYAGLDRDLTVIGAGNRAEIWDTTAWNEYYAEAESDFVNTTEEVIPGLF encoded by the coding sequence ATGTTTCTCGGCACCTATTCCCCGAAGCTCGACGAGAAGGGGCGCATCATCCTCCCCGCGAAATTTCGGGACGAACTTGCCTCGGGTGTCGTCGTCACACGCGGTCAGGAACGCTGTCTCTACGTCTTCAGTCAGCGCGAATTCGAGTCACTGCACGAAAAGATTCGTCAGGCTCCCGTGACCAGCAAGCAGGCGAGGGACTTCCTTCGCCTCTTCCTGTCCGGCGCCAATCAGGAGACGCCGGACAAGCAGCACCGGGTGACACTCCCTGCAGGCCTGCGCGAGTATGCGGGGCTCGACAGGGACTTGACCGTCATCGGTGCCGGCAACCGGGCCGAGATCTGGGACACCACGGCGTGGAACGAGTACTACGCAGAGGCCGAGTCCGACTTCGTGAACACCACGGAGGAGGTGATCCCGGGACTCTTCTAG
- a CDS encoding DUF3040 domain-containing protein has translation MPLSEQEQRLLEEMERSLYQNDADFVATARQQRGRTNYRFVAVGVLVAVVGIATLVAGVIIQQPLVGVLGFGVMFVGVLLAVAPPRRGASSTDLPASSTPRKASRSTSFMDALNERWDRRGDDRRE, from the coding sequence ATGCCTCTCTCTGAGCAAGAGCAGCGCCTTCTCGAAGAGATGGAGCGCAGTCTCTATCAGAATGACGCCGACTTCGTCGCGACGGCACGTCAACAGCGAGGGCGCACCAACTACCGCTTCGTCGCCGTCGGAGTGCTGGTAGCCGTTGTCGGTATTGCCACCCTCGTCGCTGGCGTCATTATCCAGCAGCCCCTCGTGGGTGTGCTGGGGTTCGGCGTCATGTTCGTGGGCGTGCTCCTGGCGGTGGCTCCGCCTCGGCGTGGCGCATCCTCCACTGACCTCCCCGCGTCCTCCACGCCGCGCAAGGCGTCGCGCTCGACCTCCTTCATGGACGCGCTCAATGAGCGATGGGACCGGCGCGGAGACGATCGACGCGAGTAG
- a CDS encoding polyprenyl synthetase family protein — MPESTRLVDVIQLRIDEFIARRRVELLEASPQLDPVVALASDYLAGGKRFRGLFCYWGWQAVAGSGSADPLAVDAASADLPGIVLAASALEVFHAAALVHDDIMDNSDTRRGAPSAHRRFEMLHREGTWAGSPETFGRSAALLLGDLLLGWSDDLFDSARTHLPAAAHAAGRREFARMRTDVSAGQYLDILEENAWVAHSDDTALSRAHRVIVYKSAKYTIEAPLAIGGSLGGGSDAQLQALRSFGLPLGVAYQLRDDLLGVFGDPEVTGKPAGDDVREGKRTVLIALARQRLSGSARNLLDELLGDPSLDASQIDTIRSTLTECGAVDAVEEIINHNVGVAIRALDEAPLSASARSNLRDLAATVTARAF, encoded by the coding sequence GTGCCTGAGAGTACCCGGTTGGTTGACGTGATTCAGCTGAGAATCGACGAGTTCATCGCTAGGCGACGGGTCGAGCTCCTCGAAGCATCCCCTCAACTTGATCCGGTGGTGGCGCTCGCATCCGACTACCTTGCCGGCGGCAAAAGGTTCCGCGGACTCTTCTGTTACTGGGGATGGCAGGCCGTGGCCGGGTCGGGCAGCGCAGACCCACTTGCCGTTGATGCAGCATCCGCAGACCTGCCCGGGATCGTGCTCGCGGCCTCAGCGCTCGAGGTCTTTCATGCCGCCGCGCTCGTGCACGACGACATCATGGACAACTCGGACACCCGTCGCGGCGCCCCCTCGGCGCATCGCCGATTCGAGATGCTGCATCGCGAAGGTACGTGGGCGGGCTCTCCTGAGACCTTCGGCCGGTCGGCCGCACTGCTGCTCGGCGATCTGCTCCTCGGGTGGAGCGACGACCTCTTCGACTCGGCTCGCACGCACCTGCCCGCGGCAGCGCACGCGGCGGGTCGTCGCGAGTTCGCGCGCATGCGCACCGACGTCTCGGCCGGCCAGTATCTCGACATCCTGGAGGAGAACGCCTGGGTCGCCCACTCCGACGACACCGCGCTCTCCCGAGCGCACCGCGTGATCGTGTACAAGTCGGCGAAGTACACAATCGAGGCTCCCCTGGCCATCGGTGGCTCCCTCGGCGGTGGTTCGGATGCCCAGCTGCAGGCACTCCGTTCGTTTGGGCTTCCTCTCGGTGTCGCCTATCAGCTGCGGGATGACCTCCTCGGTGTATTCGGCGATCCCGAGGTGACGGGCAAACCAGCGGGAGACGACGTCCGGGAGGGTAAACGCACCGTTCTTATCGCCCTTGCGAGGCAACGCCTGTCCGGGTCGGCGCGAAACCTCCTGGATGAGCTGCTCGGCGATCCGAGCCTCGATGCGTCCCAGATCGACACCATCCGCTCGACGCTCACCGAGTGCGGAGCAGTGGATGCCGTGGAGGAGATCATCAACCACAACGTCGGCGTGGCCATTCGCGCGCTCGATGAAGCCCCATTGTCTGCCAGCGCCCGTTCTAATCTGCGGGACTTGGCCGCGACGGTCACCGCACGAGCTTTTTGA
- a CDS encoding Rv2175c family DNA-binding protein — protein MTDTPDTTWLTIPDVSESLGLKVTQVRRLIEDRTLLAQRRDGVWKVPALFLSEGEPLHELRGTLVVLSDAGFTDDEAMDWLLRTEDALGVSPIEALRAGRKAEVRRVAQALSF, from the coding sequence GTGACTGACACTCCCGACACCACGTGGCTGACGATCCCCGATGTGAGCGAATCGCTCGGCCTCAAGGTCACACAAGTCCGCCGGCTCATCGAAGATCGCACCCTTCTCGCTCAACGTCGGGACGGGGTATGGAAAGTACCGGCCCTGTTCCTTTCCGAGGGCGAGCCACTCCATGAACTCCGAGGGACCCTCGTGGTGCTCTCCGACGCGGGTTTCACCGACGATGAGGCGATGGACTGGCTTCTGCGAACCGAGGATGCGCTCGGTGTCTCACCGATCGAAGCGCTCCGCGCGGGTCGCAAAGCAGAGGTCCGCCGAGTCGCGCAGGCGTTGAGTTTCTAG
- a CDS encoding muramidase family protein, producing the protein MTDPTVDSSSSDRRHVFDGLAPTVDYTHVARAGLTLNPRHTVPVLLVGSLAAMSLNLTGQLDPADLPRDSARGDRPTQGAPGVRTPLGFTTAAAPATEEPASAEPDVAAMPAPSTYTVAPGDTVSDIAVRYGLATASVLALNGLSWSSLIFPGQVLKLSSGSTPVVEVVKETTAPSRYTIVTGDTISGIAERHGVPAASILSANGLSATSIIYPGQTLAIPEVAPAPSAPAPSSPELVSSPELISSPELISAPSTPNSYIVVDGDTLSGIAARHGLGLQSLLDANGLSTDSVIFSGDILNLPGAAAVTTASSPSALDSEMRTNAATIIRVGRDLGVPDYGIVIALATAMQESTLRNLDWGDRDSVGLFQQRPSSGWGSVDQLTTPEHAARLFYGGPNNPNAGFTRGLLDIRGWESMPVTVAAQAVQISAYPDAYAKWESAARSWLAELG; encoded by the coding sequence ATGACGGACCCCACAGTCGACTCGTCGTCCAGCGACCGACGTCACGTGTTCGACGGGCTCGCACCCACGGTCGACTACACCCACGTAGCCCGCGCCGGTCTCACCCTCAATCCCCGCCATACCGTCCCTGTTCTGCTCGTCGGATCCCTCGCGGCGATGAGCCTGAACCTCACGGGGCAGCTCGACCCTGCTGACCTCCCCCGCGACTCAGCGCGCGGCGACCGTCCCACTCAGGGCGCGCCGGGCGTGCGCACACCCCTCGGCTTCACTACGGCAGCGGCGCCGGCAACGGAAGAGCCCGCTAGCGCCGAACCCGACGTCGCCGCGATGCCAGCCCCCTCGACCTACACGGTGGCCCCGGGCGACACGGTGAGCGACATTGCAGTCCGCTACGGCTTGGCCACGGCATCCGTGCTTGCGCTCAACGGGCTCAGCTGGTCCTCCCTCATCTTTCCCGGGCAGGTACTCAAACTCTCCTCCGGGTCCACACCCGTCGTGGAGGTCGTCAAAGAAACCACCGCTCCGTCCCGGTACACGATCGTGACCGGGGACACGATCAGCGGAATCGCCGAGCGACACGGCGTCCCGGCCGCGTCGATCCTCAGCGCCAATGGCCTCTCGGCGACAAGCATCATCTACCCGGGCCAGACCCTCGCGATCCCCGAGGTCGCCCCGGCCCCTTCCGCTCCCGCGCCGTCCTCTCCGGAGCTGGTCAGTTCGCCTGAACTGATCAGTTCGCCTGAACTGATCAGTGCTCCGTCCACGCCCAACAGCTACATCGTTGTCGACGGCGACACCCTGTCCGGCATCGCCGCACGCCACGGGCTGGGACTGCAGAGCCTCCTGGATGCCAATGGCCTCTCGACGGACAGCGTGATCTTCAGCGGGGACATCCTGAACCTTCCGGGGGCGGCAGCGGTCACGACCGCATCCTCGCCGAGCGCGCTCGACTCAGAGATGCGCACAAACGCGGCGACGATCATCCGCGTGGGTCGCGACCTCGGCGTGCCGGACTACGGCATCGTTATCGCACTTGCGACGGCGATGCAGGAGTCAACACTCCGCAACCTCGATTGGGGAGACCGGGATTCGGTCGGACTGTTCCAGCAACGCCCGAGCTCGGGGTGGGGCTCGGTCGACCAGCTCACGACTCCCGAGCACGCTGCGCGACTCTTTTACGGCGGGCCGAACAACCCGAACGCCGGTTTCACCCGCGGGCTGCTCGATATCCGGGGCTGGGAATCAATGCCCGTCACCGTCGCGGCCCAAGCCGTCCAGATCTCCGCCTACCCCGATGCCTACGCAAAATGGGAGTCCGCCGCGCGCTCCTGGCTCGCCGAACTGGGCTAA
- the pknB gene encoding Stk1 family PASTA domain-containing Ser/Thr kinase: MSTASTDPMIGRLLDGRYQVRSRIARGGMATVYLATDLRLERRVAIKIMHGHLADDSQFKERFIQEARSAARLAHPNVVNVFDQGQDSDMAYLVMEYLPGITLRELLQEHRILTTEQTLDIMEAVLAGLAAAHKAGIVHRDLKPENVFLADDGRIKIGDFGLARAATANTATGAALLGTIAYLSPELVTRGIADTRSDLYAVGIMMYEMLVGEQPFRGEQPMQIAYQHANGSVPPPSARNPRVPPELDELVLWATQRDPEDRPKDARALLDRLFETHSALMTSGPGPATQRTMVLPSGTPAVHTTAETTILGSRRPQTEPVPEPADELAEVSSSRRRRGWLILGGVVLLAAIAATVGWYFGAGPGSRITVPESIAGMSPEQATETLTELGLTVSPENGEIDSPTIPQGAVAETDPELGSSVAPGSEVQLLISTGPKPIDLPALAGMTEDEAIAAIEAAPFTLADPIIRQFDGEVPTGIVIDALDVNGTTLQGVPQYGERQAITLVVSLGALPDVTGMSTDDARAAIESAGLVLGAINESEFSDTVPQGAAIRIQALEGASVVRDGDTVDLITSKGADLVEIPDIEGETLAAAKAELEEAGFTVEVRTLLPENVWDNPNARSAGTDPGEGEMVKRGSTIVLIGVL, encoded by the coding sequence GTGAGCACAGCCAGCACCGACCCGATGATCGGCCGTCTGCTCGACGGTAGATATCAGGTCCGCTCACGAATCGCGCGCGGTGGGATGGCGACGGTGTACCTCGCCACCGACCTCCGCCTCGAACGACGCGTCGCGATCAAGATCATGCACGGGCACCTCGCCGATGACAGCCAGTTCAAGGAACGCTTCATCCAGGAAGCCCGGTCGGCCGCGCGTCTGGCACACCCGAATGTCGTGAACGTCTTCGACCAGGGCCAAGACAGCGACATGGCATATCTCGTCATGGAGTACCTGCCCGGGATCACTCTCAGGGAGTTGCTCCAGGAGCACCGCATCCTGACGACCGAGCAGACCCTGGACATAATGGAGGCGGTCCTCGCCGGACTCGCCGCCGCCCACAAGGCGGGAATCGTTCACCGGGACCTCAAGCCGGAAAACGTCTTCCTGGCCGACGACGGCCGAATCAAGATCGGCGATTTTGGTCTGGCTCGAGCGGCGACCGCCAACACTGCGACCGGGGCTGCACTCCTCGGCACCATCGCCTACCTGTCGCCCGAGTTGGTCACTCGGGGCATCGCCGACACACGAAGCGACCTCTACGCGGTGGGCATCATGATGTACGAGATGCTCGTCGGTGAGCAGCCCTTCCGCGGCGAACAGCCGATGCAGATCGCCTACCAGCACGCCAACGGCTCGGTGCCGCCGCCCAGCGCGCGAAACCCCCGAGTGCCACCGGAACTCGACGAACTGGTGCTGTGGGCCACTCAGCGCGACCCTGAGGACCGGCCGAAGGATGCCCGCGCCCTCCTCGATCGTCTCTTCGAGACCCACAGCGCACTCATGACGAGCGGCCCTGGCCCGGCAACCCAGCGCACGATGGTGCTCCCGAGCGGAACCCCCGCCGTTCACACGACGGCCGAGACCACGATCCTCGGATCTCGTCGACCGCAAACCGAGCCTGTTCCGGAACCGGCCGACGAACTTGCCGAGGTATCGAGCTCACGCCGCCGTCGCGGCTGGCTGATCCTCGGCGGTGTTGTGCTGCTCGCGGCGATCGCGGCGACCGTGGGGTGGTATTTCGGCGCGGGGCCGGGTTCTCGCATCACCGTGCCGGAATCGATCGCGGGAATGTCGCCAGAACAGGCGACCGAGACTCTCACCGAGCTCGGCCTCACCGTCAGCCCCGAAAACGGGGAGATCGACTCTCCCACGATCCCGCAGGGCGCCGTGGCCGAAACCGATCCAGAACTCGGATCGTCGGTTGCCCCTGGCAGCGAGGTTCAGCTGCTCATCTCAACAGGACCGAAGCCCATCGATCTCCCGGCTCTCGCCGGCATGACCGAAGACGAGGCCATCGCGGCGATCGAAGCAGCGCCGTTTACTCTCGCCGATCCGATCATCCGGCAGTTCGACGGTGAAGTGCCAACGGGCATCGTCATCGACGCACTCGACGTCAACGGGACCACGCTTCAGGGTGTCCCCCAATACGGCGAGCGACAGGCGATCACGCTGGTCGTCTCGCTTGGCGCCCTCCCGGACGTGACCGGAATGTCCACGGATGACGCGCGCGCCGCGATCGAGAGTGCTGGGCTCGTCTTGGGTGCCATCAACGAGTCGGAGTTCTCCGACACCGTGCCGCAGGGCGCGGCGATCCGCATTCAAGCCCTCGAGGGGGCCTCGGTGGTGCGCGACGGCGACACCGTCGACCTCATCACCTCGAAGGGTGCCGATCTCGTGGAGATCCCCGACATCGAGGGCGAGACGCTTGCTGCGGCGAAGGCCGAACTCGAGGAGGCTGGCTTCACCGTCGAGGTCCGCACACTGCTCCCCGAAAACGTGTGGGACAACCCCAACGCAAGGTCGGCAGGCACGGACCCCGGCGAGGGAGAGATGGTCAAGCGTGGCTCGACCATCGTCCTCATCGGTGTGCTCTAG
- a CDS encoding class II 3-deoxy-7-phosphoheptulonate synthase, whose product MVDPSEPVVLADPSVVAGLDYWRTLPIKQQPAWPDPEAVGAASDKIATMPPLVFAGEVDILRDRLARAARGEAFLLQGGDCAETFAGATAQQIRDRVKTILQMAVVLTYGASKPIVKMGRMAGQFAKPRSSDTETRGDVTLPAYRGDIVNGYDFTPESRQADPSRLVEGYHMAASTLNLVRAFTQGGFADLRQVHSWNKGFASNPANHRYEKVANDIDRAIKFMEAAGADFDELKRVEFYSSHEGLLMDYERPMTRIDSRTGTPYNTSAHFLWIGERTRDLDGAHIDYFSRLRNPIGVKLGPTTSASDMEKLIDKLDPNREPGRLTFITRMGAGKIRDALPPLLEAIKSFDANPLWVTDPMHGNGLTTPNGYKTRRFDDVVDEVKGFFEAHKAAGTYPGGIHVELTGDDVTECLGGSEQIDEETLATRYESLCDPRLNHMQSLELAFLVAEELTAF is encoded by the coding sequence GTGGTAGACCCGTCCGAACCCGTCGTGCTTGCTGATCCCTCCGTGGTTGCAGGCCTCGACTATTGGCGGACCCTGCCCATCAAGCAGCAACCGGCGTGGCCCGACCCCGAGGCTGTGGGCGCAGCATCCGACAAGATCGCGACGATGCCCCCGCTCGTGTTCGCTGGCGAGGTCGACATCCTGCGGGACCGACTTGCGCGCGCAGCTCGCGGCGAGGCGTTCCTCCTTCAGGGCGGTGACTGCGCCGAGACGTTCGCGGGAGCCACTGCCCAGCAGATTCGTGACCGGGTCAAGACCATCCTTCAGATGGCGGTGGTGCTCACCTACGGTGCATCGAAGCCCATCGTGAAGATGGGGAGAATGGCTGGGCAGTTTGCCAAGCCCCGGTCGAGCGACACCGAAACGCGGGGGGACGTTACCCTGCCCGCATACCGCGGCGACATCGTCAACGGGTACGACTTCACTCCCGAGTCACGTCAGGCCGATCCGTCACGACTCGTCGAGGGCTACCACATGGCTGCCTCGACGCTCAATCTCGTCCGGGCGTTCACGCAGGGCGGTTTCGCGGATCTGCGCCAGGTGCATTCCTGGAACAAGGGATTCGCGTCGAACCCGGCCAACCACCGCTACGAGAAGGTCGCCAACGACATCGATCGGGCGATCAAGTTCATGGAGGCCGCCGGAGCCGATTTCGACGAGCTCAAGCGCGTCGAGTTCTACTCGAGCCACGAGGGACTCCTCATGGACTACGAGCGGCCCATGACACGCATCGATTCGCGCACGGGGACCCCGTACAACACGAGCGCGCACTTCCTGTGGATCGGGGAGCGCACTCGCGACCTCGACGGCGCCCACATCGACTACTTCTCGCGTCTGCGCAACCCGATCGGCGTGAAGCTCGGCCCGACCACGAGCGCCTCCGACATGGAGAAGCTCATCGACAAGCTCGATCCCAACCGCGAGCCCGGTCGACTCACGTTCATCACGAGAATGGGTGCCGGCAAGATCCGGGATGCCCTTCCGCCCCTGCTCGAAGCGATCAAGTCCTTCGACGCCAACCCGCTGTGGGTGACCGACCCCATGCACGGCAACGGACTCACGACCCCCAACGGTTACAAGACTCGTCGCTTCGACGATGTCGTGGACGAGGTCAAGGGATTCTTCGAAGCTCACAAAGCGGCGGGTACCTACCCGGGCGGCATCCATGTCGAGCTCACGGGCGATGACGTCACGGAGTGCCTCGGAGGTTCCGAGCAGATCGACGAGGAGACGCTGGCGACGCGGTACGAGTCCTTGTGCGATCCGCGACTGAACCACATGCAGTCGCTCGAACTCGCGTTCCTCGTGGCGGAGGAACTGACCGCGTTCTGA
- a CDS encoding lysophospholipid acyltransferase family protein: MFYWFMKNLVAGPLLKTVFRPWVTGAENIPKTGAVILASNHLSVIDSVILPLVMDRRIYFLAKSDYFVGKDFKGWLIKHFLLGTGMLPIDRSGGKASEASLNTGLGVLAKGDVLGIYPEGTRSPDANLYRGRTGVARMVLEAHVPVVPVAMVDTEKVMPIGSKLPKVRRIGIVFGEPLDFSRFEGLEGDRFILRSITDEIMYELDRISGQEYVDVYASTVRDKLPRRR, translated from the coding sequence ATGTTCTACTGGTTCATGAAGAACCTGGTCGCCGGTCCTCTTCTCAAGACGGTCTTCCGGCCCTGGGTTACGGGAGCCGAAAACATCCCGAAGACCGGCGCCGTCATTCTCGCGAGCAACCACCTGTCCGTCATCGATTCGGTGATCCTCCCGCTCGTGATGGATCGACGTATCTACTTCCTCGCCAAGAGCGACTATTTCGTCGGCAAGGACTTCAAGGGCTGGCTCATCAAGCACTTCTTGCTCGGCACAGGGATGCTGCCCATCGACCGTTCCGGCGGCAAGGCGTCAGAAGCGTCCCTCAACACCGGACTCGGTGTACTCGCCAAGGGGGACGTCCTCGGCATCTACCCCGAGGGAACGCGGAGCCCTGACGCGAACCTCTACCGCGGCCGCACTGGCGTCGCGCGGATGGTCCTCGAGGCGCACGTACCCGTCGTGCCTGTCGCGATGGTCGACACCGAGAAGGTCATGCCCATCGGAAGCAAACTTCCCAAGGTGCGTCGTATCGGCATCGTCTTCGGGGAGCCGCTCGACTTCTCGCGATTCGAAGGACTCGAGGGTGATCGCTTCATCCTCCGTTCAATCACCGACGAGATCATGTATGAACTCGACCGCATCAGCGGTCAGGAGTACGTCGACGTGTATGCGTCGACTGTGCGCGACAAGCTGCCTCGTCGACGCTGA